Below is a genomic region from Sulfuricella sp..
TCATGCTCGCCGACCTTTCCCGTCACGATGGGCGCCAGCTCGCCGACCACGGTGAGTTTCCTAGCGACAGCGTAGACAGAAGGCTCGTAATACCCCTTGGCGCAAGCCATGAAGCGGCCAAAAGTCTCATCGGTTAGCAGCGGCTCTCCTTCCCTGTCCAGTGGCCGGCTGGAAATCTCGAAACAGGTTTGTACCGGGCCGGGTGTGGTTTGAATAATCAAGCCCCCCCAGCGCACCCTTGTCCCGGCTTGCGCGCTTCTCTGTGCCTCATCCGGATTCAGCGGCGCAACAACGCCTTCCGTTCTGGGCAAAGGCGTGATGGCGCAACCGGCAAGGAATATGGCCGCCAGGAGGCAGGAAAGAGTTAATCTGTTTTTCATCGATGTGCTTCCTTAATTTGACGGCGTGGCACGGCGAATGGTCGGGCGTTCAAGCGTTCCGCCCAGTATGTAGTTGCCGCGAACCACCTTTTTCCTGGTCTCCACCTTGAGCTTTAGCGCGCCGGACATCGCCCCCCTGGTGGAAACTTCGGCCCGCCCCTCGACTTGCAAATCCGGCCCGGTCATGCGCACCGCCTTGTATGCCTGCTTGTCGCCCAGCGGTTCAAGCTTGAATGTCCAGCTATCGAAATCCGTGTGCGCGCTATAAATCGCTTCGACATCGTAGTGGATGGCCGCAGGCAGGTCGAACCCGGCCACCCTGCCCGTCCGCAGCGATGCGGAACCGGTCAGTAACGCAGGCCTGAAAAGGTTTTCCGGAATTTCCGCCTTTTGTGCGAAGGAAAGCGCCGCATCAAGCTTGCCGGAGACAGCGAGTTTGTCGGATGCCGTGGAAGACGGCACGATGTTCGCCCCCACGATACGCACGTCCCCCGCTACCGACCAGCCCTGATCCCAGGACAGAACCATCGATCCGCTCACTTTCCCGCCGTGGCTGCTGCCGTCAAGTTCAGCAAAGCGGATTTGCCTGCCATTCACCGTTCCCGCAGCCTGCAGCGAATCAATCCGGACAGGAAGGAAAGTCAGGGGGATAACATCGCGCGCGCTGACAGTCACGGCAAGGCCATCGGATGCAGGCGCAAAATCCGCTCTCAGCGCACCATCCTCGCTCCCCACCCATGCCTTTTCAATCCGCCCCGAGTTCGAAAACCCGAATTCGCCCCTGAATGAGGGCACGGTGCCCTCGCTGGTCTCGATGTTCGCCCGCTGGAACGTGATCTGTCCGATCTGGTAGGCGGGCTGCTGCTGCACGCTCTTTGCGGGCCAGCTGGCAATGTTCTCCAGCACACCCGCGGCCAGATCGATCTTTTCCAGCTCGATGCGCTCGACCCGGCGGCCATCGCCAAACAGGGTTCCCCATCCCGCATGGATGCGGGC
It encodes:
- a CDS encoding Slp family lipoprotein, whose translation is MKNRLTLSCLLAAIFLAGCAITPLPRTEGVVAPLNPDEAQRSAQAGTRVRWGGLIIQTTPGPVQTCFEISSRPLDREGEPLLTDETFGRFMACAKGYYEPSVYAVARKLTVVGELAPIVTGKVGEHEYRFPMVKIEALHLWPLALPASPPVLIYDPFWDFRYPLRYPARNPTRYPSPYLTPFPIPFR